The DNA window TTGGCTAATTCTTTTTTCAATTGCTCAGATTCTAGTAAGACTTCTTGCGTTTGTTCTGCGTCTTGTTCTGCTTGTCGACGACTCTTCTCAAGAGATGCAATCATCGAGTCAACTGCTTTGCTATCTGTTCCTGTAAAGCTCTTCGCATGGCTAATGATGTGATCTGGCAATCCAAGACGTTTTGAAATTTCAAAGGCATTACTCCGACCTGGTACTCCAATTAATAACCGGTAAGTCGGACTCAATGTCTCCACGTCAAACTCTACACTGGCATTCGCTACACCGGGACGATTATAACCATAAGCTTTTAGTTCCGGGTAATGCGTTGTCGCAATAACACGCGCGCCTCTGCCATGGACCTCGTCTAATAGTGATATTGCTAGCGCCGCTCCTTCTTGAGGATCTGTACCCGCTCCCAGTTCATCAAAAATCACCAGTGAATTTTCATCGAACTTGGTCAAAATATCAACAATATTCACCATATGCGAAGAAAACGTACTCAAGCTTTGCTCGATTGATTGTTCGTCGCCGATATCGGCAAAAATTTGATCGAATACCGCAAGTTCTGAACCATCAAGAGCCGGTACCGGCAAACCAGATTGTGCCATCAACGTCGATAACCCAACCGTCTTTAACGTCACTGTTTTACCGCCTGTATTGGGGCCGGTGATGACGATCGCTGTTATATCTCTACCAAATTCGATATCGTTTGGTACGACTTCGTCTTTTGGAATTAACGGATGTCGCGCTTTTCGCAAATTAATATAGCCTTCTGTGTTCATCGTCGGCTTGGTACCTCGATGAGCTGAGCCGTATTTTGCTTTTGCTAAGATTAAATCGATTTCACCGAGTACATCAACTAATAAGAAGAGTTCATGCGCCACTTCTTGGACCTGTGCTGACAACATCAGCAAAATACGATCGATTTCTTCTTTTTCTTTCATCTTCAGACGACGCACTTCATTATTTGCTTGGACGACTGCATCTGGTTCGATAAATAAGGTCTGTCCTGATGAAGATTGGTCATGTACAATGCCTCCGTAATGGCTGCGGTATTCTTGCTTGACCGGAATGACAAAACGGTCATTGCGTATCGTCACAATCGAATCCGACAGCATTTTCGAAGCATTTTTGCCACGCACCAAACTTTCTAAACGCTCACGGACACGACTTTCTTGTGTACGCAATTGCTGTCGAATAGTCCGTAGCTCTGTGCTCGCACTATCCAATACCCCACCATTGTCATCAATACAAATATTAATGGCGTGTTCAAGAGCTGTCAGGATGGGCATGGATTCTTTTTTCTCTAGGAAATGCGGAATCTGCACTACTGTTTCTTCTTGAATGGTTTCGAAAAACTGACGCAAAATGCGGCTCGCACGAACAGTCGATGACACTTCCATTAGTTCCATTGGACTTAGACTGCCACCAATTTGTGCTCTTCGTGCGTGAAGTCGAATGTCAAAAATCCCCCCCATCGGCACATTGTTTTTAACACGCAGTACTTGTGCGCCTTCGTCCATTTGTTCAAGTAGGCGATTAACTTCATTGATATCTGTGGATGGCAACAGATTATCCACATGGGCTTTTCCGAGTGAAGACGTACAGTAACGTGCCACTTCATCGCGGATTTTGTAAAATTCAAGTGTTCTTAATGCGCGTTCTGCGATCATGTAAGAACCTCCTAACTTTGGATATAAAATAAATGGTTCTATGTCGTTCTTCTGCAAGTGTCTGGATCATTTGTTATTTTGATTTGTTGATAAATTCTTTGAATTTTTCAAGTGACCACGTATTGACGACCGTGTCTTTTTTCAGCCAGGCTTTTTGGGCATGCTTGACGCCGGTTTCCATGACTTCCAATCCTTCAATGGCATGAGCATCTGTGTTGATTGCGACAGGAACTCCTTTTTCTTGAGCCAGTACAAGGTAAGGAACAGCAAGATCTAAACGGTACGGACTGGCATTCAATTCAACAATTTTGCCGTATTCTTTTGCCCAATCGAGGATTTGTTCAACATCCGGATTATAGCCATCACGCTGGCCGACAATTCTACCAGTCGGGTGTGCAATCATGTGAACATTTGGGTTTTTCATAGCCGTTAAAATCCGTTCCATAATTTGTTCTTGTGGTTGCTGGAAACTTGAATGGATGCTGGCAATGACAAAGTCTAACTGGCTCAGCATGTCATCATCGAAATCCAAGCTAGCGTCTGGCAAGATATCCATTTCTGTTCCAGAAAACACTTCGATTTCCGGGTATTTTTTATTCGTTTCACGAATTAAGGCGTGTTGCTCTGTCAGTCGTTCAGGGGTTAGGCCATTCGCCACTTTCAAATACTGCGAATGATCGGTAATAACCATAAATTGATAGGATTTCGCGACACATGCCTCAATCATTTCTGTTAAGGAGTTGGCACCATCTGACCAAGTGGTATGCATGTGCAAATCGCCTTTAATGTCTTCAATCGTTACTAATTCTGGCAATTCATCTAAACGATCGAGTTCACGACCATCTTCACGCACCGATGGCGGAATAAACGGCAAACCAAAATGGGCAAAAAATTCTGTTTCAGATGCAAACGTAGTGACCGTTCCGTCTTCCTGCTCGACACCGTATTCACTAATTTTCTTGTTTTGCGACTTGGCCAGTTGACGCATTTTCACGTTATGGTCTTTCGATCCGGTAAAGTGGTGTAGCGCTGTGACAAATTCTTCAGGCGCGACTAAACGAAAATCTACATCAATTGGTTCTAATACTTCTACAGTCACCGAAACTTTTGTGTCTCCAGATGCAATCGTTTCCTTTACAGGTAAAGCTGCAAGTAATTGCTCTTTCACGAGCGCAGGTTCAGCGGTTGCAATAATAAAGTCGATATCTTTACTCGTTTCTTTCGTCCGGCGAAAACTTCCAGCTACTGAACACTCAGTAACTTCGGCAATTGATGTTAAAACATCTTGAATAAACGCCACGGTTTCTTCCGTTTTCCAAATTGGCTGACGATCCGGCTTGGTTTCAAAGTCATTGATCTCTTTGAGTATCTTTTCTTCTGATTTCGGACCAAATCCTGGAAGTTTCTGGATTTCTTCATTCAAGCAAGCTACCTTCAAGGTTTCCATCGAATCAATGCCCAATTCTTTGTAAAGTTTGGCAATTTTCTTACCACCTAATCCTTGAAGTTTCATCATTGGAATCAGCCCTTTTGGCACTTCTTCTTGAAGCTCTTCGAGAACGGTTGACTTATTGTCATTTATTAGTTCGAGTATAACGTCTCCCGTTCCTTTTCCAATACCTTTTAATTTGGTGACATCTTCGATTTCGTCCAAACTGCGCTGATCGAGTTCCAGCGCTTGAGCGGCTTTTCGGAAAGCCGATACTTTAAATGGGTTTTCCCCTTTAAGTTCCATGTATAACGCAATTTTTTCAAGTGTTCTGATGATAATTTTCTTATTCACCAAAAGCCCTCCTCGTTTCGATTAAAAAAACTTCCCTCGTAAGAGAGAAGTTCCTACTATAGATAAATATACCACCATTCTTTTACTTTCTCAGAAAAATAAGGCGTATTCTCAATCATGGATTGAGCAATTCCTGAATTCTCCAATTGGTTCTGCACCACATCAAGCGGAAGCAGCGCGAACACATAGATGAAAATAAACAACAGTATGTAGGCTTCGATAAACCCTAAAATCGCACCAAGAATTTTGCTGAAAAATCCAAGTACTGGTAAGAACTTTAAAAAATCAAACATCGATGCAATCAGTTGCAATGCGAACTTCACAACAAAGAAAATAAGTGCAAAGGCTAATAATTGATAAAAAGTTTGATCCAAGTCTAATTGATCCACCACTAGCGTGAACTGAGAGTTTTCATTTATCGCTGGATAGGGAATCCACAACACAAAGTATTCGGACAGTGGTTTATAGTATTTATAAGCCGCGACTAGTGCAACAACAAACCCGATCATATGAATCAACTGGACAATAAATCCTCTTTTTGCGCCCACGATGATACCACCGATCAGTAAGATGACTAATAGTATATCAAGCATTCACGTCAACCCTTCAGTTTTTTCAATTCATTTTCTAATTGTTCAACTTGCTCTTTCAGTTTAAGATAGTCATGTACCGCATTTGATGCAGTTAAGACGGCAAGCTTTGCTTGATCCAATGATGGATTCAACGCATTAATTTCT is part of the Planococcus kocurii genome and encodes:
- the polX gene encoding DNA polymerase/3'-5' exonuclease PolX, whose product is MNKKIIIRTLEKIALYMELKGENPFKVSAFRKAAQALELDQRSLDEIEDVTKLKGIGKGTGDVILELINDNKSTVLEELQEEVPKGLIPMMKLQGLGGKKIAKLYKELGIDSMETLKVACLNEEIQKLPGFGPKSEEKILKEINDFETKPDRQPIWKTEETVAFIQDVLTSIAEVTECSVAGSFRRTKETSKDIDFIIATAEPALVKEQLLAALPVKETIASGDTKVSVTVEVLEPIDVDFRLVAPEEFVTALHHFTGSKDHNVKMRQLAKSQNKKISEYGVEQEDGTVTTFASETEFFAHFGLPFIPPSVREDGRELDRLDELPELVTIEDIKGDLHMHTTWSDGANSLTEMIEACVAKSYQFMVITDHSQYLKVANGLTPERLTEQHALIRETNKKYPEIEVFSGTEMDILPDASLDFDDDMLSQLDFVIASIHSSFQQPQEQIMERILTAMKNPNVHMIAHPTGRIVGQRDGYNPDVEQILDWAKEYGKIVELNASPYRLDLAVPYLVLAQEKGVPVAINTDAHAIEGLEVMETGVKHAQKAWLKKDTVVNTWSLEKFKEFINKSK
- the zapA gene encoding cell division protein ZapA, translated to MSEQHKIHTVVDIYGNTYKMVGTETSGHMRLVASIVDSRMREINALNPSLDQAKLAVLTASNAVHDYLKLKEQVEQLENELKKLKG
- a CDS encoding endonuclease MutS2 — translated: MIAERALRTLEFYKIRDEVARYCTSSLGKAHVDNLLPSTDINEVNRLLEQMDEGAQVLRVKNNVPMGGIFDIRLHARRAQIGGSLSPMELMEVSSTVRASRILRQFFETIQEETVVQIPHFLEKKESMPILTALEHAINICIDDNGGVLDSASTELRTIRQQLRTQESRVRERLESLVRGKNASKMLSDSIVTIRNDRFVIPVKQEYRSHYGGIVHDQSSSGQTLFIEPDAVVQANNEVRRLKMKEKEEIDRILLMLSAQVQEVAHELFLLVDVLGEIDLILAKAKYGSAHRGTKPTMNTEGYINLRKARHPLIPKDEVVPNDIEFGRDITAIVITGPNTGGKTVTLKTVGLSTLMAQSGLPVPALDGSELAVFDQIFADIGDEQSIEQSLSTFSSHMVNIVDILTKFDENSLVIFDELGAGTDPQEGAALAISLLDEVHGRGARVIATTHYPELKAYGYNRPGVANASVEFDVETLSPTYRLLIGVPGRSNAFEISKRLGLPDHIISHAKSFTGTDSKAVDSMIASLEKSRRQAEQDAEQTQEVLLESEQLKKELAKQLAEYEQQKERLEEKAKEKARKIVDQARAEAEAVITDLRKMQLNQGSSVKEHELIHAKKRLEEAMPQNRILKKAAKDNAEKPLKPNDEVKVISFGQKGTLVEKVSKNEWIVQIGILKMKLPESDLSYTKPEKQKETRTMATLKDRDSHIKMELDLRGERYEDALARVEKYLDDALLSNYHQVSIIHGKGTGALRQGVQQYLKKHSRVKSYRFGEAGEGGSGVTVAELK
- a CDS encoding CvpA family protein, with the protein product MLDILLVILLIGGIIVGAKRGFIVQLIHMIGFVVALVAAYKYYKPLSEYFVLWIPYPAINENSQFTLVVDQLDLDQTFYQLLAFALIFFVVKFALQLIASMFDFLKFLPVLGFFSKILGAILGFIEAYILLFIFIYVFALLPLDVVQNQLENSGIAQSMIENTPYFSEKVKEWWYIYL